In Phyllopteryx taeniolatus isolate TA_2022b chromosome 6, UOR_Ptae_1.2, whole genome shotgun sequence, one genomic interval encodes:
- the LOC133479598 gene encoding uncharacterized protein C1orf232, which produces MNPLWRLYKSKVMKTLNPEYVDDSAEEVSEVEEDVMSPAQQDEGQNAVSQLARKMQGAGAKSWNRLSALFNKDDEHQLLQETESPPVADHPLAVKPQEPSRPARRSGFWDSFAANWAAKKQAEAGVVAHKPTEENEAKEEEEEDARPGQSDSMEMDGVAEEEEERRESDDSNSFSKYVTLGGRGAGEDAAYKWNFVTSKLAELRRTSPAKSN; this is translated from the exons ATGAATCCGTTGTGGAGACTTTATAAGAGCAAAGTCATGAAGACGCTCAACCCGGAGTATGTGGACGACTCGGCTGAAGAG GTGAGCGAGGTGGAAGAAGACGTGATGAGTCCAGCCCAACAAGACGAAGGCCAGAACGCAGTTTCCCAGCTGGCCCGTAAA ATGCAAGGGGCAGGGGCCAAGAGCTGGAACAGACTGTCAGCTCTCTTCAATAAAGATGACGAGCACCAACTACTGCAAGAGACAGAAAGTCCTCCAGTCGCTGACCA TCCACTTGCAGTAAAGCCACAGGAGCCTTCCCGGCCCGCTCGGCGCAGTGGATTCTGGGATAGCTTCGCCGCCAACTGGGCTGCCAAGAAGCAAGCGGAGGCCGGCGTCGTTGCCCATAAGCCGACGGAAGAAAATGAGgccaaggaggaggaagaagaggatgcGCGTCCGGGTCAGTCCGATTCGATGGAAATGGACGGcgtggcggaggaggaggaggagcggcgGGAGAGCGACGACAGCAACAGCTTCTCCAAATACGTCACGCTGGGAGGACGAGGGGCAGGCGAGGACGCCGCCTACAAATGGAATTTTGTCACCAGCAAACTGGCCGAGCTCAGGAGAACCAGCCCGGCCAAGAGCAACTAA